A segment of the Trifolium pratense cultivar HEN17-A07 linkage group LG7, ARS_RC_1.1, whole genome shotgun sequence genome:
tttttttaacaagtcaaaatgaggagttgactgcacaaattccgatgtcatattactatatttgtatccttaaacAGTATCCGGTGCCTcggagcactgtttagcatttttctatatttaagGGTAAAGTTTTGTCCTAGAGTGCTGCAAATATCAAGTATCCAATATCCAatatgtgtgtgtttgtgtatACAACCAACTAATAtgttttacataaaaaaatacaatttgcctttataattagtttaattttatatggataaatttattaattaccTGACTATAGGGGACAGGATCCTTATTATAAGATGATTTTAAACACTAATAAAGACAAAAACATCAATCAATATGAATAGTATAaaaacttacttattttttaagcaataacATGAGCATGAGTCATTTTCAGGCCTTAAACCACACCAGAATAAGCATGGCTTAATAAAGTAACAAACGCATGTATACTTCGTTATTAAGTTACAAATATTTCTAACATCCATTTTCACATATTTAATTTGGTCACATGGTTCAATGaggattgacgctgaatttgataGGAATAACTACGGTTCGATtcctcgcaactgcgatcgggaggggactgaaaccacttgatactGATACCAAAACtgacccccccccccccccccccccccaaaccAGATTAGGTAGTCTAGTATACCGGATACTGgtggtataaaaaaattaaaaaatttggtcaCATTAAAACAACcgacaaatttatttttagttcctTTAATATGGGTTGTATACAAGCCAATAAAATGTTTAAAGGACTCAAATTTTTTACCGCTTGCACTACACCAGTttaataaaataacttataatttgcctatcataaaaaaattgataaaaaaatattaaattttttaactctTTTCCGTTgaagaaaatataagattattgTGCCATGAAACTATAGGTCGTAAAAAGATTAAGCTTTTAATTAAACACTATgtaataatttgttaaaaaatctTGTGTTGATGCATTTCTCAAACCCAAAAGCACTTCCAAAGCATGAAACCCATCCATTTATGTATTTCCAAAATCTAGTGCAAATGTTTTACAAATGATGTGATTAAAGTTGCTCTCTactttataccaaaaaaaaggaagaaaaaaaaatgttgctcTCTACTTCAAAACATAAAAGTATATTTATTTGTCCAAAAATATCAAGAGGCACAATAATGGATATTTATTTGGCAGTTTATTTGGGTTTGGACAATATTCTAAaaagtcttctttttttttttttgccaatatAAAAGtatattgttgtttttgagTAATATTTAGAAAGACATAACGTAGACACAGATTTTGTTACTGTTTGCATGTGAATCTTATTCTGCATTACTATATTATAGACTTGCCATTTGAAGCTGATCTTCATATctaacatttttgttttattgttactTTATAATGCTTTCAAATACTATAAACAAAAAGAGCAAACACATGcttctttttatataaatataaattgagCACTCACATCAGATAGTCACCCTGCTGAATGCAACAAAAAGAATGAAATTCttctaagagttttaacattaCTACATTTTCAAGTCAAAATTCAAACTTCGGATCATTAGTTAAGACTAAAAACACCGGTGTTGTCTCGTTCGAGCggagaaaattattattaacttcTCAATATAGgtaattttcatttaattaacaAACCTCTTCCTTTAGCCTTTGCGCTAAAAAAGACggttcttttgaaaaataagaCAGTTGCACCTGCACCAATGCTTTGAAGCGCCAATGTAATTCTCAGGTCAGCTCCTCAATAGATGCTGCATAGTTGCAACTATTATATATATTCTTCCCCCCAAATTCTTAAATTAATACTATAGTATTTGGTAACGAGTTTAAAGAATCAAGAGGGCGAATTTCAAACCAAATGCAGTTTTCGGCTCCCATACGGCGTCTTAAACAAGAGAACTAAGAACCTAACGCATTGCCAAAGCAGCCATAGCACAGGGACATGGAAAATGCAATCAAATCGGGCAAATTCAGCGACTCCCAATTTAATACCAGTAGCAAAGGAAGAATGCTCGAGGCACGCTGGTTTAAGAGGAACCTTTTCACCGGTAGCTGTTTATAATTGTTTCTTATACATCTAGGCAGAAATAAATGAACATAACACATTATCAGTCAACTTTGCAATGTAAAGTCTGACCTTGATTTCATGATACATGATTGATGGTCCCCTAAAATATTTTACACAGCACACTCTTATTCTCTAATTTTCTTTACATTCTTAGGGGAAACCACAATCATAAGTGGATTGTATCCCTCAATTTTGATATATCTAACGCTAACCTCATCAGATGGCTGTATGTTATTGTCATCGGACAGTTTGTGAGACTCCTACTGAAATAATTTTGCTGCAATTGGCGATAGAATCTGAAGACACACACCACGATGATACTGTGGAGCTCATGAATTAAGAAAAGAGAAGAGTTTGTTCTCATCTACAAGCTTATCTCCTCTGGTAAGCTGATATTTAGAAAATACAGGCTGCACATCCAGCAACATTAATTAGAGAAGAACTtgctagcaaaaaaaaaaaagcaaccgAAAGAGATATCATCCAATTTTTCCGCTTCTGAAGTGGAGGGATATCACACTTCACAAGTGACGGGGAGGAAAGCAGACAGAAACAATAGCCAGAGAATCAGAGATTTTGGAACTTCTTGTACgaaatttcatttcaatttttaaggACATCCAACTGATGAACAAGGAGGTAGCAATTAAGTCCAAGACTCCTAGTCATAAGGTTGCCTATTCTTAATTCTCGTAAATAATGTTTTAACTATATTTGTATCGAAACTGTGAATACAGACATTTTTTAATTGGGGCATACTAAAGAGTCAAAGTTCTTTTGCAAGAATAAGTCGACATTATTATCAACTCTTAGATAAATTAGTAGACCCCTTACCACCTTGACTTATCCTACGGCTACAACCACCTTTGAATTGAATTTGGTAAATTCTTGCTGAATTCTACCGAGTTTTTTTTCAGGCTCAAGAAACAAATGAAGACATAGAATGTAGTAAATTTCAGAGCTACTAAATGCTACAAGGCCAAGTGTTTGCATTTCTTGGAATTTGGTTTGGGTCTAACTCAATCCTTACAAAACTGGTTTGTATGGTGAGGGAtatctctcacttataaacaaattttcatgTCATAACTTATCCGACATAGAACTCTCAACAGACCCTCCTCACGACTAGGAGTAGGATTGAACATCTGGTGTGTGACCCAACTGGCCCGATAGCGGATGGCCCAGCGAATTTTGGATAGGCtatgataccatcttagaatttgagTTTAGTCTAATTTAACCCCTACAAAATCGGTTTGTAAGGTGAGTGATGTCTCCAACTTATCAACTAATTTTCAGGTCATATCccatccgatgtgggactctctCAATAACACTTTTTGTCTCCACAATAAAATTTCTGTTTCCTCACTTTGCAGAATGCAATACTCATCATTGATAGTTGCTACCTAACATGCACAAAAATTTACTCACTTCACTCAGATGCATCATATACTTTACCCCCAAAAAAAAGTCgaacaatattattatatattgaaaTAAACTTTCATTCAAAATGAGATTATTACCTCGCAGACATGAAAGCCATTCCAAAAAATACGGCCTTGACAGATTGCTTCTGACCGGCATAGTCAAAAGCCAATGGCAGCATTTCATGAAGGGTCAGAAAAGCCATAACTCCGCCAACTGTAATTAACATAGAACCAGTTagcataataatataaatgCTGCAAATCCCATCGTGACATCAAAAAGCTATATCACTGCAAACCTGATCCAAGTAGGCCTTCCAGAATCTCAGGATTTAAGCTGCTAGGGAATAAATAGGCTAcagagaaagaaaaggaaatcaTCAGATTAAGTTCCACTGAGTAACTCACATATCTAATAAAACCTACTCTGGAGTAGAGAGAGGAAGATTCAATGGGAAGAATTGTGAAATAGGCAAAAGTGCCTCACTTGACCTTAAAGAAATAAGGATGTTGTGCAAACCAACATAAAGCAGATGACATACCTACAATTATAACACCCAAGGGTTCAGCAAAGCCTGAAAGTGTTGCCAATTTGAATGCCTGCCATTTACTAAGACACATCCagaacaaaagaaataaacaaaagtaACAGTTAAAATTCAAGTACATATTAATTGACATAACTACATAGTAACAAAAACCAAGCTTCAAGATTAATTATTAATTCCATGTGTTATTAtttaacaaaacaaagaaatcaAGTATGTTGAAATTTGCAAATGCACCCATCATTGCATCCTCTGCAACCCAATTTCGTCAGAACCTATTTTACTTGTACATGTAACAGCACTCAAATCCAAATACAAACTATAATTTCTTTTCTGTTtaatgctaattttttttatgctgaAGTAAAATAAAACGAAATAGCCTTCTTCGCAGTGAAACAGTAGCATTATGGCCATAAATGAAAAGGTTTTGCCACACATGAAGTTTTTTGAAAATGGCAATCATATACATTGGCAACCTTCAGAGCACAATCTATATTTAGATGAAAGCTCCAGTTTCATCTTCTCAGAGCCACTGAAAATATATTTCAGTCAGCCTGTTTACTTCACATACATCTTTGTTAAGCTCACTATTTATGTatttcataagctcaattttcaaTTGTAACCTGTAAATGTTTTAAAAGCTCGAGCCAACAAGAGACTTTAAAAGTTATTACCTTTGTGTCGCAAAATAAACAGGAAGTGCAACAGCAACACCCTAGAAAGCAGAAGATTTTTGAAATTACAATAAGACCTATATAACATCTTAAAAATATGCGTCTCTTCATTAATAATGTGGGTagggaaaaatatttttttttatgtgaaacTCAGAATATGGAACAATAAACCACAAGGAACGGTGATTTTCCTCTGTTATTAATTGCACTATTCAAACAAAACTATTGTATCAAGAGTAAAACAGGTTTTATCATGAGAAAAATTATACCTCTGGGATATTATGCAGAGCAATGGCCAATGCTAAGTTAATGCCAACACGGAGGCCCTATGGACGAAAGCATGTTAGAAAATCAAATTGAAGTGGCATTAACAGACATGTTGGTATGGATATAAGCTAAAGCAATCCTTCAacaattaatgataaaatttgaaGACCCATATGACATCAATAAGTTTTTGGATACCTTCATGGATCCAAGGAATACAGCCATTCCTTCGGGAAAATTGTGTAAACTTATGCCTATGAAatgaacaaaaagaaaactatATTAGTAAAACTTAAAGAAACAATGAACAATAGGCAATATGGAAAATGAGTATTGATGTTCTTTATTATACTCAAATCTTTATTTAGCATGGAATTTTTAGCCCTTCAATATTATTTGaacattcaaaagaaaattaattttcatattaCCCTTATAATATTTTGTTCCAACAAGAACTACTTTGTAAGGAAAATGTTAGGTTTAAAAGTACTCAGAGAGTCCTACCTACAGCTGTAATAATCCCACTGAATAAAACTTGCTGCCGGTGCTTTTTCAAATTATCCTTGCCTCCTTCATCCCCTTTTTTCTAATTCAAGAATGCCATCATATCTatcaaaaatttatatttatgtagTATATAGAGTAGCTGCAGCAACAGTGATAACAGCTATTATTTCTAAGAAACTGATTGATTCAAACCTTTCTAGTCTTTACTTCTGATGTGGGAGTAAGTGTTGGCTCCGGGATAAAATTGGCTACAAAGGCAAAGAATATAACACCAGCAAAAAACTACACAAATGAGAAGATAGAAGATTTTGGTCAGAACTAACATGAGAGAAGACGACGTGCAAAACAAATTGTTACTGCTAGATTACTTTATGATAGCTCAAATGCAACTGCTTACCCAAAGGTTGCCTTTCAAGAATCCCAGTGAGTTTATAGCATTATGAGCCAGATCAAAGAATGATATGCTCAGCATCAAACCAGCAGCAAAACCCTTCacagaaataaatatttttagaaaCAGACCAGAGTAACCAAATCACATTAAGTTTTGTTAAATAGCGCTAGCACAACAGTGtggtggaatttgaacaaattggaATTGTTTCGCAATATgctatttagttaaaaatattgtcaaatagtGGCGCTGTAACACTAATGCAATGCCAGGATTTAAACAAACCGCTATTGTCCACGATTGACAAAATTGATCACATGGACAAAAGTGAGGGACACAGATTATAAATGAACCAACGCACCTGTAATAGCCCAAGCATCTTCAAATTGGGAGCTGGATTGATAATAACAAAAAGCGCACCTGTTTCACGACGATAACTTAGATTCAAATTACAAACACATAATAAAAGCCCAatgaaaacaattaaaaaaaaaaaaaaaaaaaaaactactgaTCAGCTGCTAAATCTCAAGATTTTGGCCATCAAGCAAAGATATTAGTGTCTTTAAGACACTGTCTTTCCAGTTTCCACAAGAGCTAAAACAACAATAAGTTAAGGTGGTACATTGTTCTATTAAATTCTCAATGGTTCCACTCCATTAGTGGAAATAAaataatccattttttttactttgtccTGTTTAATTCTCCTTATAAAATAAACCCTGTGGATTCTTACATACGGGATGATCTTGACTCGACATCATTTGTTATTTGTTCGGGAACACTAGAGGTATTGACTGTTGATGATGTAAATAGTACACAAAACTCTATTAAAGCATAAGTGTTTATCATATAtgtaagtgcttatgtataacaaaaaacaaaataaagtcaaacttaTTCATATAAGCTATGAGCCTGTacggattggcttatttgagcttatctactggcataagttttgtgagactatTTGAGAGAGACAATTTGCATAAGTTTTTCTcggcttattttcataagttgtccaatatagcttatgaaaacagctcgtaacatatataaaaataatttacctttattttatcttttgctatgaaaatagtttatggaagcttatacataagtgtttgtgctataagctgcaaataagctatttatccaaacagaacttataattttattttcattagcTATCTGTTGCTATCCTatagagcttatgaaaataagcttaaAACATGTGATGTGCATTCTCATTGAGAGTTGTATTGAACACTAAAAATGAAGATAACAGAGTacacaaaattgaaattgaaattgaaaatgaaaatgaaaatgcagACAATGAAGTTATAATATAGATACCGATGGAAGTGCTGAGACCACCAACAAGTGAAAGAGCAAGTGCAACCATCACTTGAGAATCCATCGATGCTATTGCTTGGTGTGTTAGGTCAAAATTCTCAACAATTGGGATAATTTAATACCTAGAACAAGAAGAcgcaaattaattaaattaaattaaattaaattaaattaaattcacgcagctactagtactactaggatttaattgatatgcaccgacggtgtaaaataattttacactgtcaaccaataccaaccatgttttccgtcaCACCACCCCACTTCACTCCACTTTTTttatatgacatgacaaaataatgGTTGTTTATTAGACGATGGTGTAAACAACGtaggtgcatatcaattaaactcgtactactatactttttttttttattattaatcttAATGTTAtcattcaatttcattttcttttctcacTATTTTTTAATTAGGAAAATATCAGGACGAatatacacaaaaaataatattttaattatgagAAATGTCGTTGCTcgtgaaaaaaattattataccAACAAATAATCGCTAATTTTCAATAATTTGACTGTGAAAAGAGGttttgaaaagtaaaataataataccAATTACAcacacatgattgtttggtaatattataattttataaaattcatttttggattgaaagtttatatcacatagatcatccataaaaatgtttagaaaaattgagaattatttgatatattatcgagatccatcaaaattaacggtttatcagtttttattaaataccgacACTCAATAACATATccaatgattttcaatttttctaaaaatttctataAATAATCTATGTGATATAAACTTCTATGATCCGTTCATGATACAAGTGGCCCTCGATTAGTATTAAGTAATATCTTATCTCATTGTGAAAATGCATGAATAATGCTTTTCTTTTGTGTTGGAAGACAAGGATGGTGCATTTTTTaccttcattattattataaattataaatttatttaagaaaTAACTGCGTGGAGTCAAAGCCatggattttttattaaaataagtatAAACTTTGCATTCAGATTATTTCTTGATACAATGAAGTGGGAATTCTAACATACTAGTAGTACACAAGAAAAAGCCATTAATAAGTGCAAATTCATTTAAATTTAATGTTCACTTTTGTGTATTAACGCTACAGATTTAGAGGTATGGACATTTCaaacacttcaatatagtcatatttgtagtcttatgctattaacatgaatgttgtgagtttgttcgcagattcaccctttttgtttttgacgaatttaaatttgtattgtGTCGATGTACTCCattaatttgaataaatgaatatcgtttatttttagtaataaaaaaaatgggtcTCTCAGGCGAGACCAATGTCCCCTATATTTTAAGATGTgtcaaactttaaaaaaaaaatacagaaaaaAATGACTGTATTTTTTTGGGCCGACCTATCGGACCTATATCTATTATGGATCGGTCTGAGCTGGCCCATtaagaaaacatttttttaagaaaaaatttagaaaagtaGATTGCATTCTAATGGTTCTCATTCTCAttgacaaattcaaaattttcccTGATTTTTAAGGGTACGATTGAATTTTCGTATGGCATAACCTCTTTTTTCATATTATTCTATTCATTGTTGAAAGAACCCTAACTTTCAACAAACTTTGTATCTCAAGCTTCAACGTCAGATGATTTTGATCCAACTTTAAAAGTTATTAACAATGAGTCGGAGGATGACGATAGAATCTctaataagaaaaatgttattgaGGGAGACCTTGATGGATAATAATTTGCACGATATGTAGTTTTATTGTTCACTAcat
Coding sequences within it:
- the LOC123894032 gene encoding zinc transporter ZTP29 isoform X2 → MDSQVMVALALSLVGGLSTSIGALFVIINPAPNLKMLGLLQGFAAGLMLSISFFDLAHNAINSLGFLKGNLWFFAGVIFFAFVANFIPEPTLTPTSEVKTRKKKGDEGGKDNLKKHRQQVLFSGIITAVGISLHNFPEGMAVFLGSMKGLRVGINLALAIALHNIPEGVAVALPVYFATQSKWQAFKLATLSGFAEPLGVIIVAYLFPSSLNPEILEGLLGSVGGVMAFLTLHEMLPLAFDYAGQKQSVKAVFFGMAFMSAR
- the LOC123894032 gene encoding zinc transporter ZTP29 isoform X1, with the protein product MDSQVMVALALSLVGGLSTSIGALFVIINPAPNLKMLGLLQGFAAGLMLSISFFDLAHNAINSLGFLKGNLWFFAGVIFFAFVANFIPEPTLTPTSEVKTRKKKGDEGGKDNLKKHRQQVLFSGIITAVGISLHNFPEGMAVFLGSMKGLRVGINLALAIALHNIPEGVAVALPVYFATQSKWQAFKLATLSGFAEPLGVIIVAYLFPSSLNPEILEGLLGSVGGVMAFLTLHEMLPLAFDYAGQKQSVKAVFFGMAFMSASLYFLNISLPEEISL